aacaagttatgcaaccttgttttttgttggtttcaatactaagaaaaaaataTCTGCATAACTTagatattatttccttcatcaagCCACTCATCTCTACTCTTTTAATAGTTTGTAAGCATTCATCCTTAAAAGTGCGTGGCAACCATGACGTAGATATTATACTGTGTCCGTCTCCAAACCCTGAATTCTCTTTTGAATCATAACTCATATTCACAGCAGTACAGcagctaaagaagaagataaggaaaCGAATTGATAAGCAATGGCATACGAGAACACTTTCTTCACATACGAGATTCAACTATCTTTTTATACAACCCTAATTGTCTAATTTTTTCGTGTGCAGCCTAATATACTTTGATTGTTTAAACATCGGTGATGTTTAGTTTGTTACCATGACTTAGAGAAACGATGGAGCAATCAGTGGGTGTGATTTCAGATGTGAAATTGGGTGAAGATTGATGCGAATTTATGTGGGTTTGAGCATAATTGAAAATGGAATTTTTGTGTCGCTGCTCAACAGATGGGATTAAGGAATTAAAGTTAGGGCTTCGGTGTTTTTGAGAGATAGAGATGACATTGTTGATAAGGGGTCGGTGGTTTGAATATGAAGATGATTATGGATTTCCGGTTGAactcaaaagaagaagatagagACTTCGGCCTCCCGATCTCATTTTACTTTCAGATCACTAAACAAAAGTCTGGACCACTGGAAAAATTCGTTGTGCCCATCTTATTCATACTTAAAGGACTAATGAATGCATGTCATTTTCAGTTTAATTAGTTTGGGATTAATGCGTAAGATGTAGACACACACCTTGCATTGAGGAGCAAGACAGATAAGAAATTGAGAATCTCATTTATGTTCACCAACCCCACTTCAATGTAGACACACGCGAATCATGCGTCATGCGTGCATGGAGGTTGTCCATGCAACAAGAAAAGAACAATCGGAATGTCATTTGCACGCAAACTCTTCAACCCCAAATGCAAAACGAATGGAAAAACCAAACAAGAGTTTTGATTGTTTGAACTGTCACACATTAGACTAATAGGGGGTACCGATTGGCTAAGAGTGTACCAGAACATTTGTATTAAGACGAAACTTCCCTTCCCAATGGTTTGGTTTACCCGGATCAAATTGGTACCCCGTTTAGAAGCCATGTTTTATTTGAGCGAAACATCGATGACCACCTTTAGTCATTTGACCAAAAGTCAAAAGTGATGTATAAATACGACTGTCATCTTTAACCATATCGGCaagcaaaacaaaacataaaTCAAGGGTCTTTATGTAACTTAGGAACAGAAAAGAGAGAAACTTGTTTCAAGTCAATTCTCAACTCCAACTTCCAACTCAAAATCACAATAAATAAATGGTGTTCTGATTCTgaacctagttagcaattcgggattcggcaaacgtacggaacgacaaacgtacgagtattatacggttttgtaaaatccagattcggtcaaaaattcggtcaacgggacgtgattcgtcagtaattcggaacggcatacgtacgtgtataattcgatttataaatgtgagttcggctctgaaaattcggtatctatatataacaaataatttgtatttataaggtcatagaccaatttttatgcatatgtgtgagttatttaaagaaaaaataaacttaatatgatgatattaataatatatacaacattagttatccaagaggacgtcgtatggtggtttagatgcttggttagtgagtttgagatctctctcaccttcaccttcaaatctcttcagtcgtttttgtttcataaaaattacaacacttttaatattcggtcgtgtatgttcgggaggcagtaaagcccaaaaagtggagtctttgaaaagtaaaagctaaagaatttatggcgaattaagcggacgtatcattcgggatacgtaaaattcgtgaacggttcgcgaataatccgggaatgccacataatacgcgacttgggttcggagttgcaaacgtacgcgaataagacggtaaaattcgtgatacggaaaaattcgcgaatgattcgcgaatcattcgcgaacttactaactaggattcTGAATCTCTTTATAAACCCCCCAACTATTCCAATCCCACTATCCCACTCCAAGCTCACAAatctcaattccatcaaatttctACACccatggcttcttcttcttcatcatcatcagtgtTTGTATTATGTCAGGTCATTCTGTTCTGTGCTTCTATTCAATCATCATCAGCTCAGATAACAGTCTTATCATCACCATCAGGTATTAAGGAATTGGAATTTACTACTCATTCTGCAGATGCTAGTAAAGTTACTTTGGCACTTCACTATGAAACTCTGTGTCCCTATTGTTCAAATTTCATGGTGAATTATTTACCACAAATCTTCTCAAATGGACTCATTGATATCATCGATCTTCAACTCATTCCTTATGGTAATGCCAGAATTACTTCTGACAAAGTCATCACCTGCCAGGTATTCTTCTTCTTGAAGTAATTTCCATATTTTTGATGATTGTTCTCAAATTCATTTGGTAAGAATGAGATTTATGATCTCAATTGCTGTAATTAAGTATGTTCAAATGATCTAGAAATGCTCAATTTTCTGAGAAAAGTAAGATTTTTGGTTGAAATTCTTGTTATCTGAATAATTGCAGCATGGACCGACTGAGTGTGAATTGAACACAGTGGAAGCATGTGCACTACAAGTCTGGCCTGCTCAGGTAACACAATAATTCTGTCTGTTTTTTGATCTGAGGGAGTTGCACGTTTAAAGTTAGGTGATTGAAGAACATGCAAATTCACAATAGTTTGAATTTGTGATGCAGGATAAGCATTTCAATTTCATCAATTGTGTGGAGACGTTTGTTTACAACGGCCAGCAATCTCAATGGAAATCTTGTTACTCGAAATTGGGCTACGAAGAGGAACCTATTAATGAATGCTACAATAGTGGATTGGGACAACAGGTTAAATTGAAGCTTTTGGTTTTGCTGGATTCATTGTTATTATGCTTAAGAAAAACATTAGATCTCTATTTTATATGGTTGGTGTGGTTAAAGCTGTTTGGCACATGAGGAGCCTAGACGCTAAATTGTAAGGTTTAAGTAAATAACATGTGTTCTAATACTTTTGGTTATCATAGCAAGATGGCTCAATGGGAGATGAAATGACTAAACTGGGAAAAAGATTGTTGCTATGTTGGAAAGTTGATATAGGAACAGTGCATTCGAGTTAATAGGATCTGGACAATAGATAATGTGGTGAATATGCCTTGGAACGAATTGCCTTCCTTACCAGCACAATGAGATGTGTGATTTTGCAGCCTTCTTTAAGCTCCTTTATGACAAATTTTTCAGTCATGAGGATCCAATTATGGCTAGCTATTTGCAAACTATATCTGAGTTTTAGCTAATCTGAATTAAATCTTGAGTTTCGGAAAGCTAATTTGACATTGAATACATTATTGTTGCGCAGCTTGAGTTAGGATACGCAAAGGCTACAGGGGCTCTTAACCCTCCTCATAAATATGTTCCGTGGGTGACCGTCAATGATGTTCCTCTTTATGATGTAAGTTAGCTCCTCTCTTGTTCTCGCTCTTTTCATATATGAACACAAAACTTACGGAATAAGGTTCCTTGAAACTGACTAAATCTCTCTTTGCAGGATTATCGCAGCTTCCAAACATACGTCTGCAACGCCTATCAAGGCACTAAGCCAGCAGCTTGTCAAGAAGGACAGCAAATGGATATCATCCCTAATGCTAATTCAAACCAAATGCTTGAAGTTACTTTCATGGAGGAAACATCTCCAACAACTAATATCAAGTCTCCAATAGCTAAAGCAAGGCGCCAAATGAAATTCTGAGTAATATATCGAAATGGTCCCAACATTACATATATGAGATTCATACATATCAATACTTGATGCCAATCTTCCTGTTGGTTTGGTATTTATAGCTTTAGATATTATCTTGTACATAGTGGCCATCTAAATAATCGCAGTGTTAAAGAATGGTTGGGACTATATATAACAGTGGTATTTGCTTTGAATCTGATGAATATTGATTTACCGGTTGAAGTGGTTTGTAGCTGTGGTTATTTGTTAAGTTGCAGAGTTTGAGCATTTTCCTGTTTTGATTAGTGATTCAGTGTTTTTGGCCATACTGCCCGtctagctcagttggtagagcgcaAGGCTCTTAACCTTGTGGTCGTGGGTTCGAGCCCCACGGTGGGCGTataagtttcttttttcttttttaatctcTTTATTTCATTTCATTCTTCTCTTGATAACAATTCACAACCAAGGAACCCAGATGGTTTTTTAGTTTTGGGAACACAGAACCTCCCGACATTGAATCGAAGCATCCGTATCAAACACATGAACCTAACATTTGCAAGAAATGATGAAAGATATTAACA
This DNA window, taken from Papaver somniferum cultivar HN1 chromosome 3, ASM357369v1, whole genome shotgun sequence, encodes the following:
- the LOC113355425 gene encoding gamma-interferon-responsive lysosomal thiol protein-like, with protein sequence MASSSSSSSVFVLCQVILFCASIQSSSAQITVLSSPSGIKELEFTTHSADASKVTLALHYETLCPYCSNFMVNYLPQIFSNGLIDIIDLQLIPYGNARITSDKVITCQHGPTECELNTVEACALQVWPAQDKHFNFINCVETFVYNGQQSQWKSCYSKLGYEEEPINECYNSGLGQQLELGYAKATGALNPPHKYVPWVTVNDVPLYDDYRSFQTYVCNAYQGTKPAACQEGQQMDIIPNANSNQMLEVTFMEETSPTTNIKSPIAKARRQMKF